Proteins from a single region of Corynebacterium pseudogenitalium:
- a CDS encoding site-specific DNA-methyltransferase, whose product MIRDAQAANEEISPNSFEVQRLQEALPNYFDADGNFQLEKFQTMLKEQEVELSRESYELGFLGKSYAQLLTSAQTETVIVPNTAHNQDKRNADSHNVYITGDNLDALKHLSKSYRGKIKCIYIDPPYNTGKDDFAYVDSFDFTPKDLEELIGVSHEEALHILDLHGKASHSAWLTFMLPRLVLARNLLSNDGVIFISIDGNELSNLQLLLDSDVFGEQNRLGTIVWKNATDNNPSRVAEEHEYIVVFAKDERVVEEVWRSPESAIKDMLVAKGEELIEKYGETDRLQAEYSAWLRAHRQEMGELDNYKYIDQEGIYQGSRSVHNPGKEGYRYDVIHPETGKPTTQPMMGYRFPESTMRELLDQGKIIFGADENKIVELKVYAHEYAVKLPSVINLDSRTGANEVRELFGGVKVFTNPKPVSLLTQLLSFVAKDGDTVLDFFSGSSSTAHAVMALNARDGANRRMITVQIAEPITDKNDTGRNALAQGFSTIDEIGRKRIELAADKIAQDTGASIDYGFKHYTLVTPEQDEIDRLESFNPGEGLFNIDPLERLNFEDAPAKTVMLTTWAVHDGYGLTPEVKQVELDGYTLDVVGSSAYIIDGGFTPKDVIALIRLIESDQLHINHLAYFNTALSFVVLTELKQALNQVSTGKIHVEARW is encoded by the coding sequence ATGATCCGCGACGCGCAAGCAGCAAACGAGGAAATCTCCCCGAACTCCTTCGAAGTGCAGCGCCTACAAGAAGCGCTCCCGAATTACTTCGATGCGGACGGCAACTTCCAACTAGAGAAGTTCCAAACCATGTTGAAAGAGCAGGAAGTCGAACTCTCCCGCGAGTCCTACGAACTCGGTTTTCTCGGCAAGTCCTACGCGCAACTACTCACGTCCGCACAGACAGAAACCGTCATCGTGCCAAACACCGCGCACAACCAGGACAAGCGCAACGCTGATAGTCACAACGTCTACATCACTGGCGACAACCTGGACGCGCTCAAGCACCTCTCGAAGTCGTACCGGGGGAAGATCAAGTGCATTTACATCGATCCTCCCTACAACACCGGCAAGGACGATTTCGCCTACGTAGATTCGTTCGATTTCACGCCTAAAGACTTGGAAGAACTCATCGGGGTTTCCCACGAAGAAGCGCTGCACATTCTTGACCTGCACGGCAAGGCTTCTCACTCGGCGTGGCTGACGTTCATGCTTCCCCGTCTCGTGCTCGCTCGAAACCTCTTAAGCAATGACGGGGTTATTTTCATCTCCATCGATGGAAACGAACTCAGCAACCTGCAACTGCTGCTCGATAGTGACGTGTTCGGAGAACAGAACCGGCTGGGAACGATTGTTTGGAAAAATGCCACAGACAACAACCCCTCACGAGTCGCTGAAGAGCATGAGTACATTGTCGTGTTCGCCAAGGATGAGCGCGTGGTCGAAGAGGTTTGGCGCTCACCCGAAAGTGCAATTAAAGACATGCTCGTTGCCAAGGGTGAGGAACTCATCGAGAAGTACGGGGAAACTGACCGTCTTCAGGCTGAGTATTCAGCATGGTTGCGAGCGCACCGACAGGAAATGGGTGAACTCGATAATTACAAATACATCGACCAGGAAGGCATCTACCAGGGCAGTCGTTCCGTTCACAACCCCGGTAAAGAGGGATACCGCTACGACGTGATTCACCCTGAAACGGGCAAGCCCACAACGCAGCCCATGATGGGTTACCGCTTCCCCGAATCGACCATGCGCGAACTCCTAGACCAGGGGAAGATCATCTTCGGGGCAGATGAGAACAAGATCGTGGAATTAAAGGTCTACGCGCACGAGTACGCGGTGAAACTCCCGAGCGTGATTAATCTGGATAGTCGCACGGGGGCGAACGAGGTTCGAGAATTGTTCGGGGGCGTGAAGGTTTTTACTAACCCCAAGCCGGTGAGTCTTCTTACCCAGTTGCTTTCGTTTGTTGCTAAGGACGGAGACACCGTTCTCGATTTCTTCTCCGGCTCATCGTCTACCGCACACGCGGTCATGGCGCTTAACGCCCGAGACGGGGCGAACCGGCGCATGATCACTGTCCAGATTGCGGAGCCGATCACGGATAAAAATGACACTGGGCGCAATGCTCTCGCCCAAGGATTCTCCACCATCGATGAGATCGGGCGCAAGCGCATCGAACTCGCAGCGGACAAGATCGCCCAAGACACCGGCGCGAGCATCGACTACGGCTTCAAGCACTACACGCTAGTCACTCCAGAGCAGGATGAAATCGACCGGCTGGAATCTTTCAATCCGGGCGAGGGGTTGTTCAATATTGATCCATTAGAGCGCTTGAATTTCGAGGACGCGCCCGCGAAAACGGTCATGCTCACAACCTGGGCGGTTCACGACGGTTACGGACTCACCCCAGAGGTCAAACAAGTTGAGCTCGACGGCTACACGCTCGACGTGGTTGGCTCATCCGCCTACATCATCGATGGCGGGTTCACCCCCAAGGACGTAATTGCGCTCATCCGTTTAATTGAGTCCGACCAACTTCATATTAACCACCTCGCATACTTCAATACGGCACTGTCATTCGTAGTGCTCACGGAGTTGAAGCAGGCGCTCAACCAGGTCTCTACTGGCAAGATTCACGTGGAAGCGCGGTGGTAG